In a genomic window of Solidesulfovibrio fructosivorans JJ]:
- a CDS encoding tyrosine-type recombinase/integrase translates to MPAKKRFKTSYPGVYYVEGQAVATSKPERIYYVMYRRDGKLIEEKAGRQHQDAMTPAKAARIRAERIEGKALSNQARREEDKAAKEAEAGRWTFTRLWEEYSSQKTPGAALTTDRSRFEKYLKPTFGEKDPVEVLTLDLDRLRSRLLKQGKSPQTVKHVLALFKRLVRFGVKKGLCDSPDPRKQTISMPRVDNETTEDLDADELARLVQAIEDEPNIQAANFMRLAMFTGMRRGELFKLEWRDVDFERGFIHIRHPKGGKSQKIPLNDAARGVLEDHPHVDGTPYVFPGQGGKQRVTIQVASNRIKTRAGLPADFRPLHGLRHLFASTLASSGQVDMLTLQKLLTHKSPQMTKRYSHLRDDALKQASEVAGNLLGNVGRARDSMDGKVISMGKER, encoded by the coding sequence ATGCCGGCAAAGAAACGCTTCAAGACATCCTATCCGGGGGTCTACTACGTCGAGGGGCAGGCCGTGGCCACGAGCAAGCCCGAGCGGATTTATTACGTTATGTACCGCCGCGACGGGAAGCTCATTGAGGAAAAGGCCGGTCGCCAGCACCAGGACGCCATGACCCCGGCCAAGGCGGCGCGGATTAGGGCGGAACGCATCGAGGGCAAGGCGCTGTCGAATCAGGCTCGCCGGGAAGAGGATAAGGCCGCCAAGGAAGCCGAGGCCGGACGCTGGACCTTCACAAGGCTGTGGGAGGAATATTCGTCACAGAAAACGCCCGGCGCGGCGCTTACGACGGACCGGAGCCGCTTCGAGAAATACCTCAAGCCTACCTTCGGGGAAAAGGACCCGGTCGAGGTCCTGACCCTGGACCTCGACCGGTTGCGCTCCCGCCTGCTCAAGCAGGGCAAGTCACCCCAAACTGTCAAGCACGTCCTGGCCCTGTTCAAGCGTCTTGTCCGCTTCGGCGTCAAAAAGGGCCTGTGCGATTCCCCCGACCCGCGCAAGCAGACGATCAGCATGCCGCGTGTGGATAATGAAACCACGGAAGACCTCGACGCCGACGAACTGGCCCGTCTTGTCCAGGCCATCGAGGACGAACCCAACATTCAGGCCGCAAACTTCATGCGGCTGGCCATGTTCACGGGCATGCGGCGCGGCGAGCTTTTCAAGCTCGAATGGCGGGACGTGGATTTCGAGCGGGGCTTTATCCACATTCGCCATCCCAAAGGCGGCAAAAGCCAGAAAATCCCGCTCAACGACGCGGCCAGGGGCGTGCTTGAAGACCATCCCCATGTGGACGGAACGCCCTACGTCTTCCCCGGCCAGGGCGGTAAGCAGCGCGTGACCATCCAGGTGGCAAGCAACCGCATCAAGACCCGCGCCGGCCTGCCTGCCGACTTCCGCCCCCTGCACGGCCTACGGCATCTTTTCGCGTCCACGCTGGCGTCCTCGGGACAGGTGGACATGCTGACCCTGCAAAAGCTTCTGACCCACAAATCCCCCCAAATGACGAAGCGATATTCCCACCTGCGTGACGACGCCCTCAAGCAGGCCTCCGAAGTGGCCGGCAATCTCTTGGGCAATGTCGGCAGGGCAAGGGACTCCATGGACGGGAAGGTTATTTCAATGGGGAAGGAGCGATGA
- a CDS encoding type II toxin-antitoxin system RelE family toxin — MGRELVINKKANAFILSLPESQRKKIKEAVTRLLAGDFEGLDIKRLQPNPHDFRLRVGGVRILFTSEPERLFIFKAGFRGGVYK, encoded by the coding sequence ATGGGGCGTGAACTCGTTATCAACAAAAAGGCTAACGCCTTCATTCTGTCTCTACCCGAGTCGCAACGGAAGAAAATCAAGGAGGCCGTGACACGGCTTCTGGCCGGCGACTTCGAGGGGTTGGACATCAAGCGGTTGCAACCGAATCCCCATGACTTTCGGCTTCGAGTGGGCGGGGTGCGCATCCTGTTCACCTCGGAACCCGAACGCCTTTTTATCTTCAAAGCCGGGTTCCGAGGGGGCGTATACAAGTAG
- a CDS encoding AAA family ATPase has product MTSTTSHLSRAASSTMPPLIFSVQKVLDSLTAAMEGNGLAPGEIILDGQIHRCATADKPHSQNGWYVAHGDEPVSAAYGNHRTGESFNFCAKGDRELTPEERNRLKVRMEADKKRRQEEEAKRHAEARAEAKRILAATMPAPADHGYLVRKQVKSLGDLRITDDGRLVLPVLDAKGVVQSLQFIAPDGNKLFLAGGKLKGGYFPILTANGEKDGPLYVCEGYATGATIHAATGAAVLVAFNCGNLLAVADMARAQYPDREIVLCADDDAKTKGNPGLTKATEAALAVKARLSVPRFTDPANGTDFNDMAAAEGLEAVKACLAAAEVLGATDAKVDKSRLVVLDIRDFLALDIKPRELILAPVIPCQGLVMVYAARGIGKTHFALHVSYAVASGQTVFRWKAATPRRVLYIDGEMPASAMQERIAGIVASYRQEPTPGFMRIITPDTQPDFMPNLATPEGQAAIAPYLEGVDLLVVDNLATLCRAGRENESEGWLPVQEWILSLRRRGMSALLVHHANKGGGQRGTSSREDVLDTVISLRRPQDYRPEEGARFEVHLEKARGIIGDDAKPFEAKLVQDGNALVWACRDIEDMELEMVARLHADGLPIRDIAEETGLSKSKVGRLVKRLKQAAA; this is encoded by the coding sequence ATGACCAGCACCACGTCCCATTTATCCCGGGCAGCGTCATCCACCATGCCGCCGCTTATCTTCTCCGTGCAAAAAGTCCTAGACTCCTTGACCGCCGCCATGGAGGGCAACGGCCTTGCCCCGGGCGAAATCATCCTCGACGGCCAGATTCACCGATGCGCCACGGCTGACAAGCCGCACAGTCAAAACGGCTGGTACGTCGCCCATGGTGACGAGCCCGTGTCCGCTGCTTACGGCAACCATCGAACCGGCGAGAGCTTCAACTTCTGCGCCAAGGGCGACCGCGAGTTGACGCCCGAGGAACGCAACCGCCTCAAGGTCCGCATGGAGGCCGACAAAAAGCGCCGCCAGGAGGAGGAAGCCAAGCGTCATGCCGAGGCCCGCGCCGAGGCAAAGCGCATCCTGGCCGCGACCATGCCAGCCCCGGCGGATCACGGGTATCTGGTCCGAAAGCAGGTCAAGAGCCTGGGCGACCTCCGTATAACCGACGACGGCCGCCTTGTGCTGCCGGTCCTCGACGCCAAGGGGGTGGTTCAATCGCTCCAATTCATCGCACCAGACGGCAATAAGCTCTTTCTCGCTGGCGGGAAACTCAAGGGCGGGTATTTCCCCATACTTACCGCCAACGGGGAAAAAGACGGCCCACTGTACGTCTGCGAGGGCTACGCGACCGGGGCCACGATTCACGCCGCGACCGGAGCCGCCGTGCTGGTGGCATTCAACTGCGGCAACTTGCTGGCCGTGGCGGACATGGCCAGGGCGCAATACCCGGATCGTGAAATCGTCCTGTGCGCCGACGACGACGCCAAGACCAAGGGCAACCCGGGCCTGACCAAGGCGACCGAGGCGGCGCTCGCGGTCAAGGCGCGGCTTTCCGTGCCCAGGTTTACGGACCCGGCCAACGGGACCGATTTCAACGACATGGCGGCGGCCGAGGGCCTGGAGGCGGTCAAAGCGTGCTTAGCTGCGGCCGAGGTCCTGGGGGCGACCGACGCCAAGGTCGACAAGTCGAGGCTGGTGGTCCTTGATATCCGCGACTTCCTGGCCCTGGACATCAAGCCCCGCGAACTGATCCTCGCCCCGGTCATCCCCTGCCAAGGTTTGGTCATGGTCTACGCCGCGCGCGGCATCGGCAAGACGCACTTCGCCTTGCACGTCTCCTACGCCGTTGCATCGGGGCAGACGGTGTTTCGCTGGAAGGCGGCCACGCCTCGGCGCGTCTTGTACATTGACGGGGAAATGCCCGCCTCCGCCATGCAGGAGCGCATTGCGGGCATTGTCGCCAGCTACCGCCAGGAGCCAACACCGGGATTCATGCGGATCATCACGCCCGACACGCAACCCGACTTCATGCCGAACCTCGCCACTCCCGAGGGGCAGGCGGCCATAGCTCCATATTTGGAGGGCGTGGACCTGCTCGTGGTGGACAACCTCGCCACGCTCTGTCGAGCCGGCCGGGAGAATGAGTCTGAAGGCTGGTTGCCGGTTCAGGAGTGGATTCTCTCGCTACGTCGCCGGGGCATGTCCGCCCTGCTGGTCCATCACGCTAACAAGGGAGGAGGGCAACGCGGCACGTCCAGCCGCGAGGATGTACTCGATACCGTCATTTCCCTGCGCCGGCCCCAGGACTACCGGCCCGAGGAAGGGGCGCGCTTCGAGGTCCACCTCGAAAAGGCCCGTGGCATCATCGGAGACGACGCCAAGCCCTTCGAGGCCAAACTCGTACAGGATGGCAACGCCCTGGTTTGGGCCTGCCGCGACATCGAAGACATGGAACTTGAAATGGTGGCCCGACTCCATGCCGATGGTCTTCCGATCCGCGACATCGCCGAAGAAACCGGGCTCTCCAAAAGCAAGGTCGGCCGGTTGGTCAAACGCCTGAAGCAGGCGGCCGCATGA
- a CDS encoding helix-turn-helix domain-containing protein yields MERTIKVTTGDKQSVQYMVVDEKQAAAYVNLSVKTLQARRAAHKAPDFLKIGRSIRYRMADLDAFLVAHRVDPEARA; encoded by the coding sequence ATGGAAAGGACCATCAAGGTTACGACAGGCGACAAGCAGTCCGTCCAGTATATGGTGGTGGATGAAAAGCAGGCCGCCGCTTACGTCAATCTGTCCGTCAAGACCCTGCAAGCCCGCCGCGCCGCCCACAAGGCCCCAGACTTTTTGAAAATCGGCCGATCCATCCGCTATCGTATGGCGGACCTCGACGCTTTCCTTGTTGCCCATCGGGTTGATCCCGAAGCCAGGGCGTAG
- the ptsP gene encoding phosphoenolpyruvate--protein phosphotransferase: protein MIDFDKRSVLLGARVAGKHEAIEQVAGLLASCGNIDPGYAQSMLRRESVANTFLGNGIAIPHGLPQDRALIRKTGIAVLQTPEGVAWNPGETVYLVVGIAASSDEHIPILTNLTHVLDDPEIADRLAVTRDPEEIVAALRGELALREKPAPALDLSGYDQSLVVTVAGEHGLHARPATFFVDVAKTYDADILVEYDGRAANGRSLASLLKLGVTTGRQIRLHAKGPQSQAALAALKNAVDAGLGEERGEPGAAPSSGSGHGFVPTTDAHAILGVAASPGLAIGPVKQHVHSRIIVEATAKDPQRELTALRQALVAAQENLHNLYEEVRARSGLQKAAIFHAHEAFLDDPELLAEVEAGIRQGKSAGFAWRQVIDSRVAALERHDDPVLAGRAMDLRDVGRRVLRHLAGVVHDDFVLPDTPVILVAEDLTPSDTAMLDPARILGFCTAAGGPTSHSAIIARSLGIPAMVGAGPALLAVADGVQAILDGDGGALYLDPGQEDLAAATQARRKMSDVRDEEHAARFQPALMRDGTRVEVVANIGKVNEAGQAVEAGAEGVGLMRTEFLFLGRETPPDEEEQFQSYKAMVEALAGLPIIIRTLDIGGDKAVPYLDLPHEDNPFLGERGIRLCLNRPELFLSQLRAVYRASAAGPVRIMFPMIATLEDLAAAKRLAEKARIEVGAAPVPIGIMVEVPSVALMAPEFAREVDFFSVGTNDLTQYVMAIDRLHPSLAAKADSLHPAILRLIRQVVDAAEAAGKWVGVCGGLAGEPLGAVILAGLGVRELSMVVPSIAAIKAKMRTIRMDDARALAKKALACRDVKDVRALPLP from the coding sequence ATGATCGACTTCGACAAACGTTCCGTTTTGTTGGGCGCGCGGGTGGCGGGAAAACACGAGGCCATCGAGCAGGTGGCGGGCTTGCTCGCCTCGTGCGGCAACATCGATCCGGGCTACGCGCAAAGCATGCTGCGCCGCGAATCCGTGGCCAACACCTTTCTAGGCAACGGCATCGCCATTCCCCACGGCTTGCCCCAGGACAGGGCGCTCATCCGCAAAACCGGCATCGCCGTGCTCCAGACGCCCGAGGGCGTCGCCTGGAATCCCGGGGAGACCGTCTATCTCGTGGTCGGCATCGCCGCCTCCTCCGACGAGCATATCCCCATCCTGACCAATCTCACCCATGTGCTCGACGACCCCGAAATCGCGGACCGGCTGGCCGTGACCCGGGACCCGGAAGAAATCGTGGCGGCGCTGCGCGGGGAGCTTGCCCTCCGGGAAAAGCCCGCCCCGGCCCTGGACCTCTCGGGGTATGACCAGTCCCTGGTCGTGACCGTCGCCGGCGAGCACGGACTGCATGCGCGCCCAGCGACGTTTTTCGTGGACGTGGCCAAGACGTATGACGCGGACATCCTGGTGGAATACGACGGCCGCGCCGCCAACGGCAGAAGCCTGGCCTCCCTGCTCAAGCTCGGCGTGACCACGGGCAGGCAGATCCGCCTCCACGCCAAGGGACCGCAATCCCAGGCCGCCCTGGCCGCCCTGAAAAACGCCGTGGACGCGGGCCTGGGCGAGGAGCGCGGGGAGCCCGGCGCCGCGCCGTCCTCCGGCTCGGGACACGGGTTCGTCCCCACCACGGATGCCCACGCCATCCTTGGCGTGGCCGCATCGCCCGGGTTGGCCATCGGCCCCGTCAAGCAGCATGTGCACAGCCGCATCATCGTGGAAGCCACGGCCAAGGACCCGCAACGGGAACTGACCGCCCTGCGCCAGGCCCTCGTCGCGGCGCAAGAGAATCTGCACAATCTCTACGAGGAGGTCCGGGCGCGCTCCGGCCTGCAGAAAGCGGCCATTTTCCACGCCCACGAGGCCTTCCTGGACGATCCGGAGCTCCTGGCCGAGGTCGAGGCCGGCATCCGGCAAGGCAAAAGCGCCGGTTTCGCCTGGCGACAGGTCATCGACTCCCGGGTCGCCGCCCTGGAGCGGCACGACGACCCGGTGCTGGCCGGCCGGGCCATGGACCTGCGCGACGTGGGCCGGCGCGTGCTGCGCCATCTGGCCGGCGTGGTGCACGACGACTTCGTGCTCCCGGACACGCCGGTCATCCTGGTGGCCGAGGATCTCACCCCCTCGGACACGGCCATGCTCGACCCGGCGCGGATCCTTGGATTCTGCACCGCCGCCGGCGGCCCCACCTCCCATTCCGCCATCATCGCCCGGTCGCTCGGTATTCCGGCCATGGTCGGGGCCGGTCCGGCCCTGCTGGCGGTCGCGGACGGCGTCCAGGCCATCCTCGACGGCGACGGCGGGGCCCTGTACCTCGACCCCGGCCAGGAGGACCTGGCCGCCGCGACCCAGGCCAGGCGGAAGATGAGCGATGTGCGCGACGAGGAGCATGCCGCCCGCTTCCAACCCGCCCTGATGCGCGACGGAACGCGCGTGGAGGTCGTGGCCAACATCGGCAAGGTCAACGAAGCGGGGCAGGCCGTGGAGGCCGGCGCCGAGGGCGTGGGGCTCATGCGCACGGAATTTCTTTTTCTCGGCCGCGAGACCCCGCCGGACGAGGAAGAGCAGTTCCAAAGCTACAAGGCCATGGTCGAAGCCCTGGCCGGCCTGCCCATCATCATCCGCACCCTGGACATCGGCGGCGACAAGGCCGTGCCCTATCTGGACCTGCCCCACGAGGACAATCCGTTTCTCGGCGAACGGGGCATCCGGCTGTGCCTGAACCGCCCGGAACTCTTCCTGTCCCAGCTGCGCGCCGTCTATCGGGCCTCGGCCGCGGGCCCGGTGCGCATCATGTTCCCCATGATCGCGACGCTCGAGGATCTGGCCGCGGCCAAGCGCCTGGCGGAAAAGGCCCGCATCGAGGTCGGGGCCGCGCCCGTTCCCATCGGCATCATGGTCGAGGTGCCCTCCGTGGCCCTCATGGCCCCGGAATTCGCCCGGGAAGTCGATTTCTTCTCCGTGGGCACCAACGACCTGACCCAGTACGTCATGGCCATCGACAGGCTGCACCCCTCCCTGGCCGCCAAGGCCGACAGCCTGCATCCCGCCATCCTCCGCCTGATCCGGCAAGTGGTGGACGCGGCCGAGGCGGCCGGCAAATGGGTGGGCGTGTGCGGCGGTCTTGCCGGCGAGCCGCTCGGCGCGGTCATCCTGGCCGGGCTTGGCGTGCGCGAACTGAGCATGGTCGTGCCGAGCATCGCCGCGATAAAGGCCAAAATGCGCACGATCCGCATGGACGACGCCCGGGCCCTGGCCAAAAAGGCCCTGGCCTGCCGCGACGTCAAGGACGTGCGCGCCCTCCCCCTCCCCTAA
- a CDS encoding site-specific DNA-methyltransferase, translating to MELFFKGKEFVYNHHLTVPFRPLVPHPDKSIGNGDLDGNLIIHGDNLHALKSLLPRYAGKVDCIFIDPPYNTGKENWCYNDNVNSPIMREWLSSNPVNREDMLRHDKWCAMMWPRLKLLHELLADDGSIWVSCDDNEIHRLRSMLDEIFGDENLVSILVVENNRKGRNDKENIALTHEYMIAYSRDEFLSRGLDLTDEQISEYSETDPDGHRYALRDLRKRGSEDRREDRESMFFPLYFNKIDNKLSLERISQHDIEILPLRGDNSDGRWRWGKERVKNNLDLLVPRQGTSGRFDIDYKVYLTTFDDSENEKRKKPKSVWFGPKFSTDHATNLIKDIFGNNPLSHSPKPLEQIVQVIQLAVGKNGIILDSFAGSGTTAHAVLEANRRDDGNRNFILVECEDYADALTAERVRRIIRGYSFAGKVKEEILCEKINWTKFQKASELLRTINGLEALHSPNFNRIKKEIKDGELIVYGEKDITKTKPGLGGSFTFCTLGDPVDLDALLTGENLPNYDALGAWVFYTATNQTLPSTSIDPSKFYLGESPQYHVWLIYKPDMDFLKSNDCALTLSRAETISKTYRDKKHLVFAPVKFVPNKTLLPLGVEFAQLPYAIYRREQA from the coding sequence ATGGAGCTTTTTTTCAAGGGCAAGGAATTCGTTTACAATCATCATCTGACCGTCCCCTTCCGTCCTCTCGTGCCGCACCCGGACAAGTCCATCGGTAACGGGGACCTGGACGGCAACCTCATTATTCATGGCGACAATCTCCACGCCCTGAAAAGTCTCCTTCCTCGATACGCAGGAAAAGTAGACTGCATTTTTATTGATCCTCCGTACAATACTGGAAAAGAAAATTGGTGTTACAACGACAATGTAAACAGCCCTATCATGCGCGAGTGGCTTTCCAGTAATCCGGTCAACCGGGAAGATATGCTTCGCCATGACAAGTGGTGCGCCATGATGTGGCCAAGACTTAAACTGTTACATGAATTATTGGCTGATGATGGGAGTATCTGGGTAAGTTGTGACGATAACGAGATACACAGACTACGATCAATGCTTGATGAAATATTCGGCGACGAAAACCTTGTCTCCATTCTGGTTGTTGAAAACAACAGAAAAGGCCGAAACGACAAGGAAAATATTGCCCTCACACATGAATACATGATTGCATACTCGCGAGACGAATTCTTGTCGCGTGGACTTGATCTTACAGACGAACAAATTTCTGAATATAGCGAGACTGACCCTGATGGACACAGATACGCTTTAAGAGATCTAAGAAAAAGAGGGAGCGAGGACAGGCGTGAAGACAGGGAAAGCATGTTCTTTCCTCTCTACTTCAACAAAATAGATAATAAACTTTCACTGGAGAGAATTAGTCAACATGACATTGAGATTTTACCGCTACGTGGCGATAATTCTGATGGCAGATGGCGATGGGGAAAAGAACGCGTCAAGAACAATCTTGACCTTCTTGTCCCAAGACAAGGAACCTCAGGAAGATTTGATATAGACTACAAAGTTTACCTAACCACATTTGACGACTCAGAAAACGAGAAACGCAAGAAGCCTAAATCTGTTTGGTTTGGACCAAAATTCTCAACCGACCACGCAACTAATCTGATTAAAGATATCTTTGGGAATAATCCCTTAAGCCATTCCCCAAAGCCCTTAGAGCAAATTGTTCAGGTCATCCAACTTGCTGTGGGCAAAAATGGGATTATCCTTGATTCTTTCGCTGGATCAGGAACTACGGCGCATGCCGTACTCGAAGCCAATAGACGCGACGACGGCAACCGCAATTTCATATTAGTTGAATGTGAAGACTACGCAGACGCATTAACAGCCGAACGCGTACGGCGTATCATAAGAGGATATTCGTTCGCCGGCAAGGTGAAAGAAGAGATTTTGTGTGAAAAAATAAATTGGACAAAATTCCAGAAAGCTTCGGAGCTACTGCGTACAATTAATGGATTGGAAGCTCTGCACAGTCCAAACTTCAACCGCATCAAGAAAGAAATCAAGGACGGCGAATTGATTGTATATGGTGAAAAAGACATCACGAAGACCAAGCCTGGTTTGGGCGGCTCTTTCACCTTCTGCACCCTAGGCGACCCTGTGGACCTCGACGCCTTGCTGACCGGAGAGAACCTCCCCAATTATGACGCCTTAGGCGCATGGGTCTTTTACACCGCGACCAATCAAACCCTGCCATCAACCTCCATCGACCCTAGCAAATTTTACTTAGGCGAAAGCCCGCAGTATCATGTATGGCTCATTTACAAGCCAGACATGGATTTCCTTAAATCCAACGACTGTGCTCTGACTCTCTCGCGTGCCGAAACCATTTCCAAAACGTACAGGGACAAAAAGCACTTGGTCTTTGCGCCGGTCAAATTCGTTCCTAACAAGACCCTACTGCCCCTGGGCGTGGAATTCGCCCAATTACCCTACGCCATCTATCGTCGGGAACAGGCCTAG
- a CDS encoding LacI family DNA-binding transcriptional regulator produces the protein MRIKDIADAAGVSVATVSRVLGDKPNVRPEMRDKVRAVVRQLGYTPNLAARSLRSKRSNSIGLIVADIQNPFFAMVTRAVEDVAQANDYSVLLCNTDEDPDKERTYLELMRNGNAAGVILAPTGRLSRQFPPQIASAMPLVIIDRRVTGASLDSVGIDNVAAATALTRHMLEHGYTRIAGLFGAISSTGRERREGFLAALKEAGVSAPKELVLSLPAKEPAGYEATQRLLDSSRPPQALITSNGLLATGACKAIRDRGVPMPEGIAFATIDETLWTSMLRPAVTVVAQPAYAIGQTACEMLLKRIAESSRPTRQVVLASDLVIRESCGPHGPGTPRDVAVVAHPEPSRR, from the coding sequence ATGCGGATCAAGGACATAGCCGACGCGGCCGGCGTTTCCGTGGCCACCGTTTCCAGGGTCCTTGGCGACAAGCCCAACGTGCGTCCGGAAATGCGGGACAAGGTGCGGGCCGTGGTGCGCCAGCTCGGCTATACGCCCAACCTCGCGGCGCGCAGCCTGCGTTCCAAGCGCTCGAACAGCATCGGGCTTATCGTGGCCGACATCCAGAACCCCTTCTTCGCCATGGTCACCCGGGCCGTGGAAGACGTGGCCCAGGCCAACGACTACAGCGTCCTTTTGTGCAACACGGACGAGGATCCGGACAAGGAACGCACCTATCTGGAACTCATGCGAAACGGCAACGCCGCCGGCGTCATCCTGGCCCCGACCGGGCGCCTGTCGCGGCAGTTCCCGCCGCAAATCGCCTCGGCCATGCCGCTCGTCATCATCGACCGCCGCGTGACCGGGGCGAGCCTCGACAGCGTGGGCATCGACAACGTGGCCGCCGCCACGGCCCTGACGCGGCACATGCTGGAACACGGGTATACGCGCATCGCCGGCCTGTTCGGCGCGATAAGCAGCACCGGGCGGGAGCGGCGCGAGGGGTTTCTCGCCGCTTTGAAGGAGGCCGGCGTTTCCGCGCCCAAGGAACTGGTCCTCAGCCTTCCGGCCAAGGAGCCGGCGGGCTACGAGGCGACGCAACGGCTGCTCGATTCGTCGCGGCCGCCGCAGGCGCTCATCACCAGCAACGGGCTTTTGGCCACCGGGGCCTGCAAGGCCATCCGGGACAGGGGGGTGCCCATGCCGGAAGGGATCGCCTTCGCGACCATCGACGAGACGCTGTGGACTTCCATGCTGCGCCCGGCGGTCACCGTTGTCGCGCAGCCGGCCTACGCCATCGGCCAGACCGCCTGCGAGATGCTGCTCAAGCGCATTGCCGAATCAAGCCGGCCGACGCGGCAAGTCGTCCTGGCCAGCGACCTCGTCATTCGAGAGTCTTGCGGTCCGCACGGACCGGGCACCCCGCGTGATGTCGCCGTGGTCGCCCATCCGGAGCCCAGCCGCCGTTAG